The Streptomyces sp. NBC_00236 DNA window GGGCGTGTGCCACGACCGCTCCGGAGGCTCCTGAACTGATCTCGGGGTGGGAGCCCGAGTAGTTGCACACGCCCAGCACGGAGACCCCTCCGGCGGTGACGGCCGCAGGAGCCGGCGCGGCGGCCGTCGCGGATCCGGGCAGGGCGAGCGTGGCGGCTGCGGCTGCGGCGACGGCGAGCGTCGCGAAGACCGAACGAGTCCGGCGCATGTGGGTTTTCCCCTCGTTTCGAGGACGTCGGGTGACGTCCGGGCAGCACCAAAGCTGGCAGCGAACTCGGCGGCCGAACAAGGTTTTTGGGACGCGTGGGACGGTGGGACGCGGGCGGCAGCGATGACGACGCGTTCCTGTGGCGCGCTGGGACGGGGCCGGGACGGGCCCCGCCTCGCGACGGCCGGGCGCAGGCCCCGTGTCGAAGCGAGTCGAAGACGAGTGCGCACTCGACCGCGCGGCGTTCTCGGCGGTCGGGCGGGTGGATATGAGGGGGTCTGCGCCTCATCCGTGCCGACGCGGAAGCGCTGATCTGGGCGTTTGCGCTCAGAGGAAAGGGTGTTGTCGCCGCCGGTGACGGACTGAAACCGTGGAGTGGCTCAGCCATCGGCCGTCAGAAGGTGCCGAGCCGAGCCGCAAGCGCGTCAGGCCAAGCGGTGCGAAACGGGGGAGTCATGGGGAGACACACGAAGGAAGCCGAGCGGTTAGCGGCCAGGCTCAGGGCACTCAAGTGCCGTGCGGGTGTCAGTTACGAAGTGCTGGCGAGGAGCACCGGAGTCAGCAGGTCCACCCTCCACCGCTACGGCACGGGCAGTTTGCCTGCTTCGTTCGGGCATGTCCTCGCCTTCGGCAGAGCGTGTGGCGCGACGCAGGAGGAGCTGCGCGAGATCCACACGCTGTGGGCACTGGCCACCGCGGAGGCGGGCACGGCGCAGCGCGACCGGGAGGCCGGGGCAGGGGCGGGGAGCGCACCGGCCGGCGCGTGCGTGACGGAACCTACGGATGGGGCCGCTCCCGGTCAGGTACCGGACGGGGCGCCGGGGACGGGCGCGGAGCCGACGACCGTGGTGCAGGCGGTGGGGCGCACGCGGATACGGTCACGCCGGCTGCTCGTGATGGCCGCCCTGCTGGGCGGTTCCGCCTGGATCATGAGTTGGTCCAGAGGAGGTTGCCCGAGCTGCGGCGTCCGGCCGGGCGGATGGTGAACCCGCGGGGCGCAGGGCGTCGGACACGGACTTGACGCCGCCGTGCGCCGTGAGGCCGCCGTCGACGGGGATCTCCGCGCCGGTGATGAACGACGACCGGTCGGACAGCAGGAAGACCACCAGTGGAGCGACCTCCTCGACGGTTCCGGTCCGCCCCAGTGGGGTCTCGCGGATGTTCGTCTCCCGGAAGGCGGGGGAGGCGGAGGCGGTCATCTCGGTCTCGATGTAGCCGGGGTGGATCGTGTTGACGCGGATTCCACGGGGTCCCAGTTCCAGTGCGGCCGTCTTCGACAGGCCTCGTAGCGCCCACTTGCTGGTCGTGTAGGCGACCGGGTAGTGGGCGGTGAGGGCTGCCGAGGAGCCCACGTTCACGATGGAGGAACCCGGCGGCATCAAGGGCATGAGGTATTGGATGCCGAGAAGCGGCCCGGTGACGTTGACCGCGTGGACGCGCGCCATGTCCTCGGGGCGCACGTCACCGACGCGGGCGCGCCACGTGATGCCGGCGTTGTTGACCAGGCCGTGTACGTGCCCGTACGTCTCCCGCAGCTCGGCGGCGAGTCCGGCCCAGTCCTTCTCGCTGGTGACGTCCAGGCCGCGGCAGCCGTCCACGGGTTCCCGGTCGGTCGCGATGACCTGGGCCCCTTCACGGGCCAGGGCGGCGGCCTCGGCCGCACCCTGGCCGCGGGCAGCGCCGGTGACGACGACGACCTTGCCGTCCAGCGCCTTGGGGTGCGGTACGGGTCTCACGAACATGTCCTCCTGGCTGCGATGTGACTAATCTGGACCCTGCACCGATGATCAGGGAAATCGATTCCATGGATGACTTGCATCCAGGATGTGTATACCTGCGGGTCGGTGCCCTACCGCAGAGGGAAGACCCGTGAATCTGGCCCGTCTCGACCTGAACCTTGTCGTCGCCCTGCGCGCTCTGCTCGAGGAGCGCAACGTCACCCGCGCCGGTCAGCGCGTCGGGCTGAGCCAGCCCGCGATGAGCGCCTCCCTGGCCCGGCTGCGCCGCCACTTCGACGACGACCTGCTCGCCCGCGTGGGCGGCCACTACGAGCTCACGGCGCTCGGCCAGGTCCTGCTGGCCCGCACCGCCACCGCCTACGAGGTGATGGAACGGCTCTTCGCGAGCCAGGCCGCGTTCGACCCGGTGAGCGAGACGCGTGAGTTCAAGATCGTGGCGTCCGACTACGCGGTCGCCGTGTTCGGTGCGGAACTCGCCCGGGTCGTGCACGAAGAGGCTCCGGGGATCCGGCTGCGCTTCACCCAGACCCCGACCAGTGTGGTCGACGAGACGGCCACCCTGCTGAGCACCACCGACGGACTGCTCATGCCGCACGGCGTCATCAGCGACTTTCCCGCCACAGACCTCTACGAGGACCGCTGGGTCTTCCTCGTCGCCGACGATCACCCCACCGTCGGTGACCGGCTCACCCACGAGGACCTGGGGCGGCTGCCATGGGTGACCTACCAGCGGACCTACGACGCCCCTGCGGTTCGCCAGCTCGGCATGCTGGGGATCGAGCCGCGCGTCGAGGTCTCCGTCGTCAACTTCCAGTTGCTGCCCATGCTGGTGGAGCGCACGCAGCGCATCACCCTGATCCAGGCGCGCCTCGCCCGGCTGCTCGCGCCGCTCGCCGCGGTCCACGTGGTCGAGCCGCCGTACGAGGCGGTTCCGCTGCGGGAGGCGCTCTGGTGGCACCCCGTGCACACGCACGACGCCGCCCACATCTGGCTCCGTGAGACGACCGCCCGGGTGGGCCGCGGCATGGCGGACGCACCCGCGGCCCACCCGGGCTTCTGACGACGAGCCCGCCCTGCCGCGTCGGGGGAGGGGCGCCCGGTCCCCGGCCGTACGACGGTGCCGGCTCCCGCACGCCACGGGAACCGGCACCGCGTGCATCGTCCGCTACGGGGTGACGCAGCCGATCGAGCCGACCGGGAAATTGTTGCCGGTCGATGTCGCCGTGAACCCGAAGGTGACGCTGCCGTCCGGTGGGACGGTCCGGTTGTACTCGGCGTTCCTGACCGTGAGCGCGCCGTCGGACCCCGTGGTCAGCGCACCGTTCCACGCACTGCTGATGGTGGTGCCCGCGCCGGGAGTCCACTTCACGGCCCAGCCCTCGAGCGCCGTCGTGCCGTGGTTCATGACCTCGACGGATCCCTGGAAGCCGCCGCCCCAGGAGCTGGTGACGCTGTAGACGGCCATGCACCCGGTGTGCGGGTCGGTCGGAGTGGGCGTCGGAGTCGGGTCGGTCGGGTCCGGAGTGGGCGTGCTGCCCGAGCCGCGGATGCCGGTCACCTCACCGTTGCCGCCGTCGAAGACGACGTCGGAGCAGGAGAAGAAGTTCTCCTGGCTGTCCGAGCGCACCCACTGGATGAACATCACCGCGTCACCCGAGCGGCCCGAGGGCAACGCCGTGTCCCAGTAGTAGTGACCGCCGTCGGTACCGGGCGAGCCCGTCGCGGGCGGGTTGGTGACGGTGTCGATCAACTCCAGGTCGTCCCAGCCAAGTTCGGTGCTCGGTGAGTAGCCGGGCTTGGACAGGTAGACCCGGAAGGAGCCCGGATGCGCCGCCCAGTTGCTGTGCTGGACCTGGATCGTCTTCCCGGACGTCAGATGCGTGCGGGGCCAGTCGGAGCGCGCGGCGTTGTATCCGGTGAAGTTGTACGGCGACCGGTCACCGGCGCTGCACAGCTTCCCGTCGGGGACGTAGCCGGCCCCCCGCCCACCGGCGTTGGAGTCGAGTACGGCGAACCAGTTGTACAGCGAGTTCGGGCCGCTCTCGCTGAGTGCGGCCTTGCACGCCGGGTTGGTCGGGTCCAGGGAGCCGTTGCTGGTCTTGGCGTCCAGCCAGCAGAGGTAGGTGCGCGACCCCGGCGTCATCGTCACGCCGTGCGCCTGCGCGCTGCCCTGGCCGAATAACGCCAGGGCTATGGCGCCGAACAGCGTCGCGAGCACCGTCGCCAGGGAGGCAAGTTGTTTCCTGCTTCGGGTCATGGTGTCTCCTGTGCCTGTGCGGGGATTGTCTTCCGGTGGGGCCTGTCTCCTGCGGGGCGTGTATGGGAGCGCTCCCATATTGTGGTTAGTAGGGGACTGTAAGAGTGCCGCCGTGTCCCTGACAACCCATCGGACGGAATGCGCGCAACGGATTCCGCAAGGGCTGGTCAGGGCCTGGTGTTGGAGGGCGTTCCGAAGCAACGGTGCATGCCTGACCGCCAGTTGCCGGGGGGAGCGCTCCCGTGGACGGCCGCCGGGCGGTCCCGGTGACCGCCGGTCGAGGCGTGCCGACGGCGGCCCGGTCGACAGGACCGCCGACGACGTGAGCGAAGGGGCCTCAGGCCGACTCGCGCACCACCAGCTGCGTCCGCAGGATCACATGGCGCCACGCGACCTGTGGCTGGTCCATCTCCTCCAGCAGCAGCCGCACCATGGTCCGGCCGATCTCCTCCATCGGCTGGCGGACGGTCGTCAGCCGCGGTTCGGTCTGCTCGGCCAGCTCGAAGTCGTCGAAGCCGATCACCGCCACATCCTGCGGGACCCGGCGTCCCGCCGTGTGCAGGGCGGTCACCGCCCCGGCGGCCATGCTGTCCGACGAGGCGAAGACGCCGTCCACCTCCGGGTGCCGTTCGATGAGCCCGGTCATCGCCCGCCGCCCGCTGACCTCGCTGAAGTCCCCCTGTACGACCAGGGACTGCACCTCGTCGATCCCGGCGTCGCGCAGCGCCTCCCGGTAGCCGCGCAGCCTGCACCGGGAGGCGTACATCTCGGGCGGGCCCGTGATCGCGGCGATGGACTTCCGCCCGCCGCGCGCCAGATGGGCGACCGCGGCCCGCGCGCCACCCACGTTGTCCGCGTCCACATAGGTCACCCGTTCCTCGTCCGAGCGCCTGCCGAGCAGCACCGTGGGCAGTCCGGCGTCGGCGAGCATGTCCGGCAACCGGTCCTCGGCCCGCACGGACATGAGCAGCGCCCCGTCGATCCGGCCACCGCGCACGTACTTCACGAGCCGCTGCCGCTCGGCGTCCGTGCGGACGAGCGTGAGCAGCAACTGCACGTCCGCCTCGGTCAGGGCGTCCCCGACCGCCCGTGCGACCTCTGAGAAGAACGGCTCCCCGAACAGCCGCCAGTCCGTCTTCGTCATCACCAGTGCGACGGCGTCCGCGCGCCGGCCGGCCAGTGAGCGCGCGGCCAGGTTGGGGACGTAGTCCAGTTCCTCGATGGCGCGCTGCACGGCACGGCGTGTGGACGCCTTGACGCCCGACGCGTTGTTGATCACCCGGGAGACCGTGCCCCGCCCCACTCCGGCGAGCGCGGCCACTTCCTCCAGCGTCGGTGTGCCGGAACTTCGCTTCAGCATGCTCCCACCCCCAAGAGATCCGATCTTACGGCCCGGAGGGTGTCCGGCCCGGAAAACGGCGGAGGAAGAGGGACTCGGCACAACAAGAGTGAGCGGACGGGGAGTTGAGAGTATGTGCTGCTGGAGTCCGTGATCGCCGGTGCGGTCGCAGCCGCGTGACTCCGCCGTCGCATCGCATGCGCGCGGCTCGCCTTCCCGGCCGGGCCGGTGACCGCGGGGCGAGGTCCGGCGCCCCCGAACGCGGCAACGGTGGCCAATCCTGTCCAACGGCTTGACGGCGCGTCGCGCGGCCCCCGAGATTGGGAGCGCTCCCAATTCCGTTGCGTCCCACCGGACTCGGCGTCATGGAGTGATCGGGCCTGCGGGACGACCGCGCGACGACGACTGGCCGACCCGGCCCACGTCGAGGCCGTATCCATCCACCAGCGGGACCGGCGTTCTACGGCCGACGCCCTTCGGGAGCGCTCCCGTTCCGCCGATTCCACTTCGTACGAGGAGGACTGCTGTGAAACGCCTTCTGGCTCTACTGGCAACCTGTGCGACGATCCTGGGCCTCACGGCCCTGTACGGCCCCCAGGCGGTGGCTGCCGCCGGATGCAAGGTCGACTACACGGTCACCAGCCAGTGGCAGGGCGGCTTCCAGGCCGGTGTGAAGGTCACCAACCTGGGTGCACCGGTCTCCGGCTGGAAGCTCGACATCGCCATGCCGGACGGCGGGCAGAAGCTCGTCCAGGGGTGGAACGCCACCTGGTCGCAGTCCGGTTCCACGGTCACGGCCGCCGGTCTCGACTGGAACCGTACGCTGAACACGGGTGCGGCGGCCGACCTGGGGATGGTGGGTTCCTTCACGGGCGCCAACCCGAAGCCGACGGCGTTCAAGCTCAACGGCGTCACCTGCACCGGCTCCGTCGACGGGACGACGCCCGACCCCGACCCCGAGCCGGGGGGCGAGGGCACCCCCGTGGGCATCAACGGGCAGCTCCACGTCTGCGGCGTCCACCTGTGCAATCAGTACGACCGTCCCGTGCAGCTGCGGGGGATGAGCACGCACGGCATCCAGTGGTTCAGCCAGTGCTACAACAACGCGTCCGTGGACGCGCTGGCGAACGACTGGAAGGCGGACCTGCTGCGCGTCGCCATGTATGTGCAGGAGGACGGTTACGAGACCGACCCCGCGGGATTCACCAGCCGTGTGAACAACCTCGTCGACATGGCCGAAGCGCGGGGCATGTACGCCCTGATCGACTTCCACACCCTGACGCCGGGTGACCCGAACTACAACCTCGACCGCGCCAAGACGTTCTTCGCCTCCGTCGCGGCCCGCAACGCCGGCAAGAAGAACGTGATCTACGAGATCGCCAACGAGCCCAACGGCGTGAGCTGGACGGCCATCAAGAACTATGCCGAACAGGTCATCCCGGTGATCCGTGCCGCCGACCCGGACGCCGTGGTCATTGTCGGGACCCGCGGCTGGTCGTCGCTGGGGGTGTCGGACGGCTCCAGCGAGAGCGAGGTCGTCAACAACCCCGTCAACGCCACCAACATCATGTACGCGTTCCACTTCTACGCGGCGAGCCACAAGGACTCCTACCGTGCCGCGGTCAGTCGGGCGTCCTCCCAACTGCCGCTCTTCGTCACCGAGTTCGGGACGGTGAGCGCCACCGGTGGCGGGGCGCTGGACCGGTCGAGCACCACGGCCTGGCTGGATCTGCTCGACCAGCTCAAGATCGGCTACGCGAACTGGACCTACTCGGACGCTCCCGAGAGCAGCGCTGCGCTCCGGCCCGGCACCTGCGACGGCAGTGATTACAGCAGCAGTGGTGTGCTGACCGAATCGGGGACGCTGCTCAAGAGCAGGATCAGCACCGCCGACAACTTCCCCACCAGCTGACTCCGGCGGGGCTCCGGCCGTGCCGGAGCCCCGCCGTGGCTGTCCCGGTCCCCGTAACATCGACCCATGAGGCCGACCGTGGGTGAGGGGCCCGACCCGGACGCCTGGGAGGTGGCACGCCCCCGGCGGCCGGGTCGGGTCGCCGGTGCGGACATGGCCGGCTTCGGTGTCCCCGGCCGGTTGGCGGGCGGCCTGCGGGTGGTCCCGCATCCGGCCGTGATGCTGGTCATCGAGGTCGGTGCGTGCCGGGCCGTCGTGGACGACGGCGCGGGACGGCGGCATCGGGGGAGCGTCCTCGCCGGGCCGGGGTTCGGCGACGGCGGTGCGGTACGGGCATGGGGCTCGCAGGTGGAGTGCGTGCAGGTGCGCCTGTCTCCGGTGGTCGCACGCGCGGTTCTGGGCGTGTCCCCGGTTGACGTGGCCGGTGCGATGGCGGTCCTCGACGACCTGTGGGGCCGGGACGCGGCAAGGGCTCGCGAGCAGTTGGGCGAAGCCTCCTCGTGGGAGGAGCGCTTCGCGTTGACGGACGCGTTGCTCGCCCGGCGATGCGACGCGCGGTCGCCCGTGGATCCCGAGGTGGCCCGGGCCTGGGAGCGGATCGTCGCCGGCCGGGGTCGCGTCCGGATCGGCCCGCTGGCGGACGAGCTGGGCTGGAGCCGCAAGCGACTGTGGTCGCGGTTCCACGCGCAGATCGGCATGCCGCCCAAACGCGCCGCCCAGCTGGTCCGATTCGACCATGCCGCCCACCGGTTGGTCGCGGGCGAAGACGTGTCCCAAGTCGCGGCGGAGGGCGGTTACTTCGACCAGTCCCATCTGCATCGGGATGTCATGGCGTTCACCGGACTCACGCCGACGACGGTGGCCGGTGAGCCGTTCCTGACCATCGACGACACCGCATGGCCGGGCACGGAACGAGCGAACGCCCGCCCGTGAACCGTGAACCGGGGTATCCCCGGCCCGGTCAGTTCCTGGCCCGGGACGGCGGATTCACGGCGACGCCCTTGAAGAACGTGTAGTGGAACGTTCCGTCGACCTCGGCGGTGCGGCGCAGGTCGGCGATCCCCTGCTCCCACTCGGCCGTGGTGGTGAGGGAAGCAGCCAGAGCCTTGTCACGAACGGACGCGACCATGGCGATGAAGGTGTTGCGGGTGAAGCCTTCGACCAGGGCGGGCCGGGTTCCGTCGGCATAGACCGTGAGCGGACGGACCGTGACCTCGTCGTATCCGGCACCGGCCAGCAGCGGCTGGACCCGCCGGCCGAGCTGCGCGTCGCCCCCGGCCGCCGCCTGGAGCCGGACCTGGCAGTCGATCGCGGACCGGGCGGACGCGCTGTCGGGGTGGAAGAACGCCGACCCGTGGTCCCCCTCGATCACGGTGACGGTGCCCCCGGGCCGCAGCACACGCCGCAGTCCGGTCAGCGCCCGCCGGGGATCCGGCAGGTGTTCCAGCACGAAGCACACGAAGACGTGGTCGAACTCCCCGTCGGCGAAGGGCAGGTCGTACACATCGGCGCGGTGCCACTCCACCTGGGCGTGGGAGGCGAACCCGGCGACGCGGGAGCGGGCCTGCGCGAGGGACTCCTCGGACCGGTCCACCGCGACGATGTGCGCCCGGGGGCTCGACCTGAGCAGATGGACGGTCTGGGCGCCGATCCCGCATCCGAGCTCCAGGACCCTGCTGCCCGCGGGGTAGGCCGTGCCGGCGTGCAGCAACTGGGCCAGTATGTCCGCCTGGTCGCCCAACCGCCGTCCCTCACGCGGCGAGTAGCCATGCACGTAGTCGCCCGCCGGGACAGGTGCGGAAGGGGTCGTGGCTGTGTTCATGACCCCACTCTGTGGCCACAATGGTCCGATGAACAGATCCAATGAGGGTGCTCCGGGCGGGTCCATAGCGCCTGGGGCCGACTTCCTCCATCTGGCCATCGACGAGGCTCCGGGGGGCGGGAAGTCCGACTGGCTGGCCCGGCAGATCCGGAGCGCGCTGGCGGACGGCCGCCTGCCGGTGGGCAGCAGACTGCCGGCCACCCGGGTCCTGGCCGGCGAACTGGGCGTATCGCGCGGCGTGGTCACCGAGGCATACCAACGCCTGG harbors:
- a CDS encoding LacI family DNA-binding transcriptional regulator, which codes for MLKRSSGTPTLEEVAALAGVGRGTVSRVINNASGVKASTRRAVQRAIEELDYVPNLAARSLAGRRADAVALVMTKTDWRLFGEPFFSEVARAVGDALTEADVQLLLTLVRTDAERQRLVKYVRGGRIDGALLMSVRAEDRLPDMLADAGLPTVLLGRRSDEERVTYVDADNVGGARAAVAHLARGGRKSIAAITGPPEMYASRCRLRGYREALRDAGIDEVQSLVVQGDFSEVSGRRAMTGLIERHPEVDGVFASSDSMAAGAVTALHTAGRRVPQDVAVIGFDDFELAEQTEPRLTTVRQPMEEIGRTMVRLLLEEMDQPQVAWRHVILRTQLVVRESA
- a CDS encoding AraC family transcriptional regulator, whose product is MRPTVGEGPDPDAWEVARPRRPGRVAGADMAGFGVPGRLAGGLRVVPHPAVMLVIEVGACRAVVDDGAGRRHRGSVLAGPGFGDGGAVRAWGSQVECVQVRLSPVVARAVLGVSPVDVAGAMAVLDDLWGRDAARAREQLGEASSWEERFALTDALLARRCDARSPVDPEVARAWERIVAGRGRVRIGPLADELGWSRKRLWSRFHAQIGMPPKRAAQLVRFDHAAHRLVAGEDVSQVAAEGGYFDQSHLHRDVMAFTGLTPTTVAGEPFLTIDDTAWPGTERANARP
- a CDS encoding LysR family transcriptional regulator, which encodes MNLARLDLNLVVALRALLEERNVTRAGQRVGLSQPAMSASLARLRRHFDDDLLARVGGHYELTALGQVLLARTATAYEVMERLFASQAAFDPVSETREFKIVASDYAVAVFGAELARVVHEEAPGIRLRFTQTPTSVVDETATLLSTTDGLLMPHGVISDFPATDLYEDRWVFLVADDHPTVGDRLTHEDLGRLPWVTYQRTYDAPAVRQLGMLGIEPRVEVSVVNFQLLPMLVERTQRITLIQARLARLLAPLAAVHVVEPPYEAVPLREALWWHPVHTHDAAHIWLRETTARVGRGMADAPAAHPGF
- a CDS encoding peptidoglycan-binding domain-containing protein; this translates as MRRTRSVFATLAVAAAAAATLALPGSATAAAPAPAAVTAGGVSVLGVCNYSGSHPEISSGASGAVVAHAQCLLRNVWGYKDVAVDGQFGPTTRKYVIKAQGVCRITQDGIIGPKTWDCLH
- a CDS encoding SDR family NAD(P)-dependent oxidoreductase, which encodes MRPVPHPKALDGKVVVVTGAARGQGAAEAAALAREGAQVIATDREPVDGCRGLDVTSEKDWAGLAAELRETYGHVHGLVNNAGITWRARVGDVRPEDMARVHAVNVTGPLLGIQYLMPLMPPGSSIVNVGSSAALTAHYPVAYTTSKWALRGLSKTAALELGPRGIRVNTIHPGYIETEMTASASPAFRETNIRETPLGRTGTVEEVAPLVVFLLSDRSSFITGAEIPVDGGLTAHGGVKSVSDALRPAGSPSARPDAAARATSSGPTHDPGGTAQQGGHHEQPA
- a CDS encoding cellulase family glycosylhydrolase: MKRLLALLATCATILGLTALYGPQAVAAAGCKVDYTVTSQWQGGFQAGVKVTNLGAPVSGWKLDIAMPDGGQKLVQGWNATWSQSGSTVTAAGLDWNRTLNTGAAADLGMVGSFTGANPKPTAFKLNGVTCTGSVDGTTPDPDPEPGGEGTPVGINGQLHVCGVHLCNQYDRPVQLRGMSTHGIQWFSQCYNNASVDALANDWKADLLRVAMYVQEDGYETDPAGFTSRVNNLVDMAEARGMYALIDFHTLTPGDPNYNLDRAKTFFASVAARNAGKKNVIYEIANEPNGVSWTAIKNYAEQVIPVIRAADPDAVVIVGTRGWSSLGVSDGSSESEVVNNPVNATNIMYAFHFYAASHKDSYRAAVSRASSQLPLFVTEFGTVSATGGGALDRSSTTAWLDLLDQLKIGYANWTYSDAPESSAALRPGTCDGSDYSSSGVLTESGTLLKSRISTADNFPTS
- a CDS encoding lytic polysaccharide monooxygenase auxiliary activity family 9 protein; the protein is MTRSRKQLASLATVLATLFGAIALALFGQGSAQAHGVTMTPGSRTYLCWLDAKTSNGSLDPTNPACKAALSESGPNSLYNWFAVLDSNAGGRGAGYVPDGKLCSAGDRSPYNFTGYNAARSDWPRTHLTSGKTIQVQHSNWAAHPGSFRVYLSKPGYSPSTELGWDDLELIDTVTNPPATGSPGTDGGHYYWDTALPSGRSGDAVMFIQWVRSDSQENFFSCSDVVFDGGNGEVTGIRGSGSTPTPDPTDPTPTPTPTDPHTGCMAVYSVTSSWGGGFQGSVEVMNHGTTALEGWAVKWTPGAGTTISSAWNGALTTGSDGALTVRNAEYNRTVPPDGSVTFGFTATSTGNNFPVGSIGCVTP
- a CDS encoding helix-turn-helix domain-containing protein, whose amino-acid sequence is MGRHTKEAERLAARLRALKCRAGVSYEVLARSTGVSRSTLHRYGTGSLPASFGHVLAFGRACGATQEELREIHTLWALATAEAGTAQRDREAGAGAGSAPAGACVTEPTDGAAPGQVPDGAPGTGAEPTTVVQAVGRTRIRSRRLLVMAALLGGSAWIMSWSRGGCPSCGVRPGGW
- a CDS encoding methyltransferase domain-containing protein, whose amino-acid sequence is MNTATTPSAPVPAGDYVHGYSPREGRRLGDQADILAQLLHAGTAYPAGSRVLELGCGIGAQTVHLLRSSPRAHIVAVDRSEESLAQARSRVAGFASHAQVEWHRADVYDLPFADGEFDHVFVCFVLEHLPDPRRALTGLRRVLRPGGTVTVIEGDHGSAFFHPDSASARSAIDCQVRLQAAAGGDAQLGRRVQPLLAGAGYDEVTVRPLTVYADGTRPALVEGFTRNTFIAMVASVRDKALAASLTTTAEWEQGIADLRRTAEVDGTFHYTFFKGVAVNPPSRARN